A portion of the Ailuropoda melanoleuca isolate Jingjing chromosome 18, ASM200744v2, whole genome shotgun sequence genome contains these proteins:
- the LOC100468463 gene encoding olfactory receptor 2G3, with the protein MKGTNSSNPAGFILLGFSDQPQLETILLLVVSIIYVLTLVGNTAIILVSYLNPKLHKPMYFFLANLSFLDLCFTASIVPQMLWNLKGPEKTISYTGCVIQFYIALGLGSTECILLTVMAYDRFNAICRPLHYGVIMHPQLLRRLAAVAWISGFVESTVQTILVFQLPLCSHHRVDDFMCEEPALIKIACVNTAFLENELSVASVLYVVIPLGLILVSYGCIARSVLRIKSAEGRRKAFGTCGSHLLIVVLFFGTIISVYIQPKSKYTQNHSRFLTLFYTVVTPSLNPLIYTLRNKEVKWALRRLLWRHPPQEEM; encoded by the coding sequence ATGAAAGGGACAAATTCTAGCAATCCAGCAGGTTTTATCTTGCTGGGCTTTTCTGACCAGCCCCAGCTGGAAACGATCCTCCTTCTGGTTGTCTCTATCATCTATGTTCTGACCCTGGTGGGGAACACAGCGATCATACTGGTCTCCTACTTGAACCCCAAGCTCCACAAGCCCATGTACTTCTTTCTGGCTAATCTCTCCTTCCTGGACCTCTGCTTCACTGCCAGCATTGTTCCACAGATGCTGTGGAACCTCAAGGGCCCTGAGAAGACCATCAGCTACACTGGGTGTGTGATCCAGTTTTACATTGCGTTGGGGCTGGGTTCCACCGAGTGCATCCTCCTGACTGTAATGGCCTACGATCGCTTCAATGCCATCTGCCGACCCCTGCACTACGGCGTGATCATGCACCCGCAGCTTCTCCGGCGCCTTGCAGCTGTGGCCTGGATCAGTGGTTTTGTGGAGTCCACGGTTCAGACCATCCTGGTTTTCCAGTTGCCTCTCTGCAGCCACCACAGAGTGGACGACTTTATGTGTGAGGAGCCTGCCCTGATTAAAATTGCCTGTGTGAACACAGCCTTCCTGGAAAATGAGCTCTCCGTAGCAAGTGTCCTCTACGTGGTTATACCTCTGGGGCTCATTCTGGTCTCCTATGGCTGCATCGCTAGAAGTGTGCTGAGGATAAAATCCGCGGAAGGCAGGAGGAAAGCATTTGGGACCTGTGGGTCCCACCtccttattgtggttttgttctTCGGGACTATAATTTCTGTCTACATCCAGCCCAAGAGCAAGTACACACAGAACCACAGTAGATTCCTAACCCTCTTCTATACTGTAGTGACACCCTCGCTTAATCCTCTGATTTACACCTTGAGAAACAAAGAGGTTAAGTGGGCTCTGAGAAGATTGCTGTGGAGACACCCCCCTCAGGAGGAAATGTGA